In the Quercus lobata isolate SW786 chromosome 5, ValleyOak3.0 Primary Assembly, whole genome shotgun sequence genome, one interval contains:
- the LOC115989734 gene encoding 26S proteasome non-ATPase regulatory subunit 6: protein MDSEEGTQQPHLVLAHKLFLLRHPDVQDIEKVRLKDEVFAAVKSDDMAPLYETLVADSVLESDQGLLDSMRAKIDEEIKKLDEKIADAQENLGESEVREANLAKSLYFIRIGDKEKALEQLKVTESKTVAVGQKMDLVFYTLQLGFFYMDFDLISKSIDKAKSLFEEGGDWERKNRLKVYEGLYCMSTRNFKKAADLFLDSISTFTTYELFPYDKFIFYTVLTSIISLDRVSLKQKVVDAPEILTVIEKIPYLSEFLNALYDCQYKSFFVAFAGLTEQIKLDRYLQPHFRYFMREVRIVVYSQFLESYKSVTIEAMAKAFGVTVEFIDLELSRFIAAGKLHCKIDKVAGVLETNRPDAKNALYQATIKQGDFLLNRIQKLSRVIDL from the exons ATGGATAGCGAGGAGGGAACTCAGCAACCGCACCTCGTGCTCGCTCACAAGCTCTTCCTCCTGAGGCACCCGGATGTCCAGGACATCGAGAAGGTCCGCCTCAAAGATGAGGTCTTCGCCGCCGTCAAATCTGACG ATATGGCTCCGTTGTACGAAACCCTAGTGGCCGATTCGGTGTTGGAAAGTGATCAGGGGCTTCTGGACTCAATGCGTGCCAAGATCGACGAAGAGATCAAGAAGCTTGACGAAAA GATAGCTGATGCCCAAGAAAACTTGGGTGAAAGTGAAGTCCGAGAAGCTAATTTGGCAAAATCATTGTATTTTATTCGAATTGGTGACAAG GAGAAAGCATTGGAACAACTCAAGGTGACAGAAAGCAAAACTGTTGCAGTAGGGCAAAAGATGGACTTGGTGTTCTATACACTGCAGCTTGGATTTTTCTACATGGATTTTGATCTAATTTCCAAAAGCATTGATAAAGCGAAGAG CTTGTTTGAAGAGGGAGGAGATTGGGAAAGGAAGAACCGTTTGAAGGTATATGAAGGCTTGTACTGCATGTCCACTCGAAACTTCAAGAAGGCAGCTGATCTATTTTTGGATTCTATTTCAACCTTCACAACTTATGAACTTTTTCCTTATGACAAGTTCATATTCTACACTGTCCTTACCAGCATTATATCCTTGGATAGAGTTTCCCTGAAGCAGAAG GTAGTGGATGCTCCAGAGATCTTGACAGTAATTGAAAAAATCCCTTATCTTTCAGAGTTTTTGAACGCCCTATATGATTGTCAATATAAATCATTTTTCGTGGCATTTG CTGGCTTGACAGAGCAAATAAAATTGGACCGCTATTTACAGCCACACTTCCGGTATTTTATGAGGGAGGTCAGAATTGTGGTTTATTCACAGTTTTTGGAATCCTACAAGAGTGTTACTATTGAAGCAATGGCGAAGGCATTTGGAGTTACTGTGGAGTTCATTGATCT gGAGCTCTCGCGTTTTATTGCAGCTGGGAAGCTTCATTGCAAGATTGATAAAGTTGCAGGAGTTCTTGAGACTAATCGTCCAGATGCAAAGAATGCTCTTTACCAAGCAACTATCAAGCAAGGGGACTTCCTATTGAACCGGATCCAGAAGCTGTCTCGTGTGATTGATCTGTGa